From Acetobacteroides hydrogenigenes, one genomic window encodes:
- a CDS encoding homoserine kinase produces the protein MVKQVKVHAPATVANMVCGFDILGFALEAPYDEMVLRLIDEPIIRIINKDDYNLPTNPPDNVAGAALLALMDELDGKVGFEVEIKKKIKPGSGIGSSAASAAGAVVGANYLLGNRFSSDDLVRFAMCGEKVASGVKHADNITPCILGGVTLIRSIFPLDVVQLSSPALHVTVVHPQIEVKTENARKILKHQVELKDAIKQWGNVAGLVAGLLKKDYDLLGRSLEDVIIEPIRSILIPGFDEVKTRCKEVGALGGGISGSGPSIFMLSKDEATALKVETVMAEVFTRLGIDYHTYVTAINNSGVKVFEE, from the coding sequence ATGGTAAAACAGGTAAAAGTCCACGCGCCAGCAACGGTAGCCAACATGGTGTGCGGATTCGACATACTGGGCTTTGCCCTAGAGGCACCCTACGACGAGATGGTGCTCCGCCTCATCGACGAGCCCATCATCCGCATCATCAACAAGGACGACTACAACCTACCCACCAACCCGCCCGACAACGTGGCGGGAGCAGCCCTCCTTGCGCTGATGGATGAGCTGGATGGGAAAGTAGGCTTCGAGGTGGAGATTAAGAAGAAAATCAAGCCGGGCAGCGGCATTGGCTCCAGCGCGGCTAGCGCAGCCGGAGCGGTGGTGGGCGCAAACTATTTGCTTGGGAATAGATTCTCCTCCGACGACCTGGTGCGCTTTGCCATGTGCGGCGAGAAGGTGGCCAGCGGCGTGAAGCATGCCGACAACATCACCCCCTGCATACTTGGCGGGGTTACGCTTATCCGCTCCATCTTTCCACTCGACGTAGTGCAGCTGTCGTCGCCAGCGCTACACGTCACCGTGGTGCATCCGCAGATAGAGGTAAAGACCGAGAACGCCCGCAAAATCCTCAAGCACCAGGTGGAACTGAAGGATGCCATAAAGCAATGGGGCAACGTAGCCGGGCTAGTGGCTGGCCTACTCAAAAAGGACTACGACCTGCTGGGGCGCTCGCTGGAGGATGTCATCATCGAGCCCATCCGCAGCATCCTAATCCCCGGCTTCGACGAGGTGAAGACGCGGTGCAAGGAGGTGGGGGCGCTAGGCGGCGGCATATCGGGCTCGGGTCCATCTATCTTTATGCTGAGCAAGGACGAGGCTACCGCCCTCAAGGTGGAGACGGTGATGGCAGAGGTGTTCACCCGTCTGGGCATCGACTACCACACCTACGTTACCGCCATTAACAACAGTGGGGTAAAGGTTTTTGAGGAGTAA
- the thrC gene encoding threonine synthase: MKYYSTNRQSALVDFREATIEGLAPDKGLYFPEAIPQIDPHMIENIRSYSNVDIAFNVMKPYVEGALPDGELLRIVAESISYEFPLVAINDRIASLELFHGPTFAFKDLGARFMSRCLGYFAQDASQKMTVLVATSGDTGGAVASGFYDVPGVEVVILYPSGKVSNVQEKQLTTLGKNVYALEVQGNFDDCQRLVKEAFADTALRSQRFLTSANSINVARWLPQQLFYFFAYKQWKNKGEAPVVAVPSGNFGNICSGMLANLSGLPIKKFVVACNANDAVPAYLLSGRYSPKDTISTISNAMDVGNPSNFVRLLELYRSSYEQIKQSMVGYSISDEVTRDTIRSVADRYGYWLDPHGAVAYKALEQYLSEHPADSGFILETAHPVKFDSGVEVEQALPAVLTEKVALLLKSEKHSTVIRPAYDELKAFLLESR, encoded by the coding sequence ATGAAATACTATAGCACCAACAGGCAGTCTGCGCTGGTAGACTTTAGGGAGGCAACCATCGAAGGGCTGGCGCCCGACAAGGGGCTGTACTTCCCGGAGGCCATTCCGCAGATCGACCCTCACATGATCGAGAACATCAGGTCCTACTCGAACGTCGATATCGCCTTCAACGTGATGAAGCCCTACGTGGAGGGGGCGCTCCCCGATGGCGAGCTGCTGCGGATTGTAGCCGAATCGATCAGCTACGAATTCCCGCTTGTAGCCATCAACGACAGGATAGCATCGCTCGAACTCTTCCACGGGCCAACCTTTGCCTTTAAGGATCTCGGGGCCCGCTTCATGAGCCGCTGCCTGGGCTACTTTGCGCAGGATGCCAGCCAAAAGATGACGGTGCTGGTGGCCACCTCGGGCGACACCGGCGGCGCAGTGGCCAGCGGCTTCTACGACGTTCCGGGCGTGGAGGTGGTTATCCTCTACCCTTCGGGCAAGGTGAGCAACGTGCAGGAGAAGCAGCTAACCACGCTGGGCAAAAACGTGTACGCGCTGGAGGTGCAGGGCAACTTCGACGACTGCCAGCGGCTGGTAAAGGAGGCCTTTGCCGATACCGCGCTTCGTAGCCAGCGGTTCCTCACCTCGGCCAACTCCATCAACGTGGCGCGCTGGCTGCCCCAGCAGCTGTTCTACTTCTTCGCCTACAAGCAGTGGAAGAATAAGGGAGAAGCCCCCGTGGTAGCGGTGCCCAGCGGCAACTTCGGGAATATCTGTTCGGGGATGCTGGCCAACCTCTCGGGCCTCCCCATCAAGAAGTTTGTGGTGGCCTGCAACGCCAACGATGCGGTGCCCGCGTACCTGCTTAGCGGCAGGTATAGCCCCAAGGATACCATCAGCACCATCTCCAACGCCATGGACGTGGGCAACCCCAGCAACTTTGTGCGCTTGCTCGAACTGTACAGGAGTAGCTATGAGCAAATCAAGCAGAGCATGGTAGGCTACAGCATCAGCGACGAGGTTACCCGCGACACCATCCGCAGCGTGGCCGACCGCTACGGCTACTGGCTCGACCCCCACGGGGCCGTTGCCTATAAGGCGCTGGAGCAATACCTCAGCGAGCACCCTGCCGACAGCGGCTTCATCCTCGAAACCGCCCACCCCGTTAAGTTCGACAGCGGAGTGGAGGTTGAGCAAGCGCTACCCGCCGTCCTAACCGAAAAGGTGGCCCTGCTGCTAAAGAGCGAGAAGCACTCTACCGTTATCAGGCCTGCTTACGATGAGCTAAAGGCGTTCCTGCTCGAAAGCCGATAG